A stretch of DNA from Pontiella agarivorans:
AAGAATATGAGACGTACAAAAGAAGACGCAGATAAGACACGGGCGGCGATCCTCAAAGCCGCCCTCAAGGTGTTTTATAAAAAAGGGGTCAGCCGTTCGACGCTGACAGATATCGGTCAGGCCGCCGGTGTGACGCGCGGTGCGGTCTACCACCATTTCAAAGATAAGGTCGATCTGTTTCTTCAACTCAGTGCTGAGATCACCAATTCGCGGCACTTCAATCCGGAAATCTGGAGCGATGACTCTGTTCAGACGTTGGACGACCTGCGCGAAGTGATCCTGGAACGGCTGCGCCTTTTCTTTGATGATCGTGACATGCATAAGTTCATGATGACGATGTTTTCGCGCATGG
This window harbors:
- a CDS encoding TetR family transcriptional regulator gives rise to the protein MRRTKEDADKTRAAILKAALKVFYKKGVSRSTLTDIGQAAGVTRGAVYHHFKDKVDLFLQLSAEITNSRHFNPEIWSDDSVQTLDDLREVILERLRLFFDDRDMHKFMMTMFSRMEYIDDFKEFWINAKKDQQHSIQSLEKALIRLKDNGEVRAEISPAHAARHIYIFIDGIYDCWSIDEKEFLIREELEEAVDEFLMLFKPV